Part of the Nitrospinaceae bacterium genome is shown below.
CGATTTTTCGGCCAGTAAAACGGCTGGCTGGTAGACGTCTTTTTTCAGTATTAGGGGGCGATCCCGAGTAGTCTTACCGGCCATCTTCGAGGGGCCTTTGCGTTGGCGCCCTCCGACAAAGGCCTTCTCGCCTCCATATCCCAAATCCAAGATATGGCGGGTAACGCTATTATTTTTTTTGGATTTCATCGAGCCTTTGAAGCGTTTGAGACGCAATGAAAGTTCATTCAACTGAACATTCAAAAGTCGCACCGATATTTCTAGGCTTTCTTTCGAAACGTTATAAATTTCAACCGCCTCGACCACCTGCCCTTGAAACACACACAGAAATGAATTGGCTGTACTCGAAAACATGGCTTTCGTATTCAAATTCGCCGTCCGGCAGTTCACCCCGTTCGGGTTCAACCAAACTCCCTTCAACCTCAAACGAATCGTATTATCTCCATGCGTAGAGGGAACAATTTGGAGCCTGCCATCCCCGTTCAGTTCAAAAACAATTCTGGAGTAATTCGACCCGGGATGAGTCCCATGTCTAATTTCAATGAGCGCGCTAGAATCCGGACTAGAAAAACCCATCGAAGGAGCTGAAAGCACAAGCAATGACAAAATGGCAAAGAGCAAAACAACAGGAGAAAACAGATCGGCTCCTAAGCTCTTTCTAAATTTATTGAAAGGCAAATATTTCAAAGTACGTCCCTTCCGAAAAAATATCGGCTACCTAATCCCTAAAACACCGTCCTGGCCAATACGAGTGCGCCTCGTGCCTCCAGCACAACCATTCGATTCAAGGCAAGTCACAGACGCAACTAACACACCCATAATTATAGGGGACTATTCATGAATCCTGCAACTCGTTGATTTTATTGGTGGGCGGGACAGGGCTCGAACCTGCGACCTATGCCTTGTAAGGGCCTTTTCGGGGGTATGAGCCTGAGTGGTCTGGAGTGACACAGAATGACATGGAGCACTAAATATCAGAGGGTTAGTAAGGAACTAAAGTGAGCCCGAGTGATACCAAGTGACACCGAGACACCTCCTCTATAGGCACTATTTAGGCACTGGATTTTTTTGAGTCTACCCCACTTCCGCCATCGCCTCCTCGGCCTTCTCCAGCCAGAAAATCATCTCCTGCCGAGGACCTTGGCCATTACGGCTCTATTCCTTCGACAACAACCAGATTCGTGAATGCCGATTCGTTATAGTCTCTATTTAAGCACCAAGATTCTATGAGGCCGAAGATGCTGTTAGGCCTGCGCATGGCGAATAAATAATTCGCCATGCGCAGGCCCTCGGTGGACCGTATTTACCCAAACGACGATTAAATTCTCACCACCTAGAGCGTAATCACCTGATCGGGAGGATTGCCCGCCAGCGCGCCATAAAGATCCGGGAAGCAACCGACGTGCACCCCATCAACTGTGCCACTCACCTGACAGTTGCCCGGCTCGCCAGTCGCAAGACCTCTCTCCAAGGCGCACTGATCACACATCATCAACAAGATGTTCTGCTCTTTCGCCACCTTGGCAAGTCGCTCGCCGAGAGGATCACCTTTTCGGAGAACATAGTTGTTGTCATCGAAAAACATCATCCCTGCCACCTCGACTCCATGTGCACCGGCCTCGAGCTGGGGCAAGATCATTTTTCCAAGCTTGTAGCTGGCCGTATGGCCCGATGTCGCGAATACGTACGCCACTTTCATGTAAAAACTCCCCTCTGTTTTGATTTGAAAAGAATCCTACGCGGATGAAGCTAATGGAGTTTAACCAACATTTTCTAATTTGTCTTGACCAATATCGAGAGCTTCGCGGGTGGCAAATTAGCAATTTTATCTGAAATCAGAGAAGTTCTGGAATTCACCCCCACAAAAATCGGGGCATGAGGGGCAATGTATTGGTGGGCGGGACAGGGCTCGAACCTGTGACCTATGCCTTGTAAGGGCACCGCTCTCCCAACTGAGCTACCCGCCCCCAGGAGGGGGTAAATGACGCGAAAAACATATCATTATGATGGTCGAGAGACCAACGTCAGTTGGTCTCTCGAAAGATTTCCGAAATTTCGAGACCTTATAAAGGGTCTACTATGTGCTTTGCCCCTCAATAATTTTTCGCGAAATAATGGGCCATGCGATGAGCGAGGTAATGAGAGCCATTATAAGGCCAAAAAGAAGAGGACGCGCTACCTCCGACTCCATATTACGCCAGACGACAATATGGGCCAGCTCTCCGGTCGAAGTGCGAATTCCGGTACGAGTGGAAGTCAATAAGCCATGTATTTCGTCTTCACCAACACCATGACCGCCAGTTGGAGATGAAACCACCAAGTGGCCCTTTGGCCCATAAAGCTCGACACGCTCAAACCCCAGCGCGAGTCGCCCCCTCTCAAGATGCTCTCCAATCTCATTTTTATTTCGACCTGCCTTAAGGAGTGATGGGACCACCCCTCCCGATAAATCTTTCCCGAAATCGTCCACTACCCACTGGGCAAGCACTAACTCACGGGCAAAACCCAACAAAGCGCCAAGCATAAACATCACCAAAAACAGACGTGTAATCTTTTGGCGAAATTGCATGGATAATAGTGTCATTTTTCGGTCTCCGAGAATTGCTAGCTGTCAAATCTTGAGTTTACCGTTTTTCGAGAACAACTTACCGTCAACCCTGATCTCACCGCCCTGCCTTAAATCACAAACCATGTCCCAATGGAGAGCAGAATTATTCTTCGAGCCGCTCTCAGGATATCCTTTACCGAGTGCCAGATGAAGCGTACCGCCAATCTTCTCGTCAAACAGCGTGTTTTTTGTAAAACGCTGTATCCCCTGATTCAAACCAAAAGCAA
Proteins encoded:
- a CDS encoding DsrE family protein; this translates as MKVAYVFATSGHTASYKLGKMILPQLEAGAHGVEVAGMMFFDDNNYVLRKGDPLGERLAKVAKEQNILLMMCDQCALERGLATGEPGNCQVSGTVDGVHVGCFPDLYGALAGNPPDQVITL